One region of Lebetimonas natsushimae genomic DNA includes:
- a CDS encoding nickel-dependent hydrogenase large subunit yields the protein MAKRVVIDPITRIEGHLRVEVVLDENNVIKDAYSSATLWRGIEVILKGRDPRDAGFMTQRICGVCTYSHYKAGIMAVENALGIEPPLNAKLTRSLMNMALFFHDHMVHFYQLHGLDWVDIISALKADPKKASEEAFKYVPKGYNPIATGEDELREVQKRVAKFAEKGDLGPFKNAYFGHKTMKFTPEQNLIALSHYLKTLEIQRIAAQAMAIFGGKNPHPQSLTVGGVTCTMDLQDPSRLGEYLQKFQILADYANRAYYADLAMAAEAFRNEPSVTQKTNLGNFLTYREHQVGANKWLFDACGYIKNHDLSKFYEIDESKIEEDVTHSWYKDTGFRHPYDGETVPEYTGYVDGKSIDGKGNEVDTKLANPNGKYSWVKSPRYDREPMEVGPLACMVVNYAKGNEKVRKVVDEFLAQTGLPAEALFTVLGRTAARMLQTKVIADYGLEAFNNLVENLKSDKSTVAPYKIDPNKEYKGRYIGDVPRGMLSHWCRIKNGKIENWQAVVPSTWNAGPADGNGKKGAYEANLIGMKLADPTKPLEVIRSIHSYDPCIACAVHVMDVKGKKLGEFKVDPLYGAC from the coding sequence ATGGCAAAAAGAGTAGTAATAGATCCGATTACAAGAATTGAGGGACATTTAAGAGTTGAAGTTGTTTTAGATGAAAACAACGTAATTAAAGATGCATATTCTTCAGCAACTTTATGGAGAGGAATTGAGGTTATTTTAAAAGGAAGGGATCCAAGAGATGCTGGATTTATGACACAAAGAATCTGTGGGGTATGTACATATTCACATTATAAAGCTGGTATTATGGCAGTTGAAAATGCACTTGGAATCGAGCCGCCTCTTAATGCAAAACTTACTAGAAGTTTGATGAATATGGCATTATTTTTCCATGACCACATGGTTCATTTTTATCAATTACACGGGCTTGACTGGGTAGATATTATAAGTGCACTTAAAGCTGACCCTAAAAAAGCTAGCGAAGAAGCTTTTAAATATGTACCAAAAGGATATAATCCAATCGCAACAGGTGAAGACGAGTTAAGAGAAGTTCAAAAAAGAGTGGCTAAATTTGCCGAAAAAGGTGATTTAGGACCGTTTAAAAACGCATATTTCGGACATAAAACAATGAAATTTACACCTGAGCAAAATTTAATTGCATTATCTCACTATTTAAAAACACTTGAAATTCAAAGAATTGCTGCTCAGGCAATGGCAATTTTCGGTGGTAAAAATCCACATCCACAAAGCTTAACAGTAGGTGGTGTGACTTGTACTATGGATTTACAAGATCCAAGCAGACTTGGTGAATATTTACAAAAATTCCAAATTTTGGCTGATTATGCTAACAGGGCTTATTATGCAGATTTAGCAATGGCTGCTGAAGCTTTCAGAAATGAACCAAGCGTAACACAAAAAACAAATCTTGGCAACTTCTTAACATACAGAGAGCATCAAGTTGGTGCTAATAAATGGTTGTTTGATGCATGTGGATATATTAAAAATCATGATTTAAGCAAATTCTATGAAATTGATGAAAGTAAAATTGAAGAAGACGTAACTCACAGCTGGTACAAAGATACTGGATTTAGACATCCTTATGATGGTGAAACTGTACCAGAATATACCGGATATGTTGATGGTAAATCAATCGACGGTAAAGGTAACGAAGTAGATACTAAGCTAGCTAATCCAAATGGTAAATATTCATGGGTTAAATCCCCAAGATATGACAGAGAACCTATGGAAGTTGGACCACTTGCATGTATGGTGGTGAATTATGCTAAAGGTAATGAAAAAGTAAGAAAAGTTGTTGATGAATTCTTAGCTCAAACTGGTCTTCCAGCAGAAGCATTATTTACTGTTCTTGGAAGAACAGCAGCAAGAATGCTACAAACTAAAGTAATTGCAGATTATGGATTAGAAGCATTTAATAACTTGGTTGAAAACTTAAAATCAGACAAATCAACAGTAGCACCTTATAAAATTGATCCTAACAAAGAATACAAAGGTAGATATATCGGAGATGTTCCAAGAGGAATGTTAAGTCACTGGTGTAGAATTAAAAATGGTAAAATTGAAAACTGGCAAGCGGTTGTTCCATCAACTTGGAATGCAGGTCCGGCTGACGGAAACGGTAAAAAAGGTGCTTATGAGGCTAACTTAATTGGTATGAAATTAGCTGATCCAACAAAACCACTTGAAGTAATCAGAAGTATTCACAGTTACGACCCATGTATTGCCTGTGCAGTTCATGTTATGGACGTAAAAGGAAAAAAACTTGGTGAATTTAAAGTAGACCCACTATACGGTGCATGCTAA
- the cybH gene encoding Ni/Fe-hydrogenase, b-type cytochrome subunit produces the protein MKFLKVMGNYLGGIEFSAGYRWQHWIRAISIFILIATGFYIANPFVTYANVSIDPTRFTQGYFREFHIIFGFAMIGAVLYKTFFFLFFREGKYERASLKDAFNIKLALQQVGYYLLISKHPHTKGVYNPLQFWAYFALYVFFYGIIITGLALYAEVYHNGMGAFFYPFAKWVETFFGGLAYVRLWHHIFMWLIILIVFVHIYMAVFNAVFGKNGSMDAIFSGMKWEKEGEEH, from the coding sequence ATGAAATTTTTAAAAGTAATGGGAAATTATCTCGGCGGGATAGAGTTCTCTGCCGGGTATAGATGGCAACACTGGATAAGAGCAATTTCTATTTTTATTTTAATTGCGACTGGTTTTTATATTGCAAACCCTTTTGTGACTTATGCTAATGTGTCAATAGATCCAACCAGATTTACACAAGGATACTTTAGAGAATTTCACATAATTTTCGGTTTTGCTATGATTGGTGCTGTTTTATATAAAACATTCTTTTTTCTTTTCTTTAGAGAAGGAAAATATGAAAGAGCTTCATTAAAAGATGCGTTTAACATAAAATTAGCCCTTCAACAAGTTGGATATTATTTATTAATTTCTAAACACCCTCATACTAAAGGTGTTTATAATCCGTTACAATTTTGGGCATATTTTGCACTTTATGTATTCTTTTATGGTATTATAATCACTGGTTTGGCATTATATGCTGAAGTTTATCATAATGGGATGGGTGCATTTTTCTATCCATTTGCAAAATGGGTTGAAACATTTTTCGGCGGATTAGCATATGTTAGACTTTGGCATCACATTTTTATGTGGTTAATTATCCTTATTGTTTTTGTACACATTTATATGGCTGTATTTAATGCAGTATTCGGAAAAAACGGTTCAATGGATGCCATTTTCAGTGGTATGAAATGGGAAAAAGAAGGAGAAGAACACTAA
- a CDS encoding HyaD/HybD family hydrogenase maturation endopeptidase produces MKILILGIGNILFGDEGIGVHLANYIDEKYDFVGPHQVDVIDGGTLAQRLIPIITEYDKVFIFDCVDVDEAKIGDVYFFDFREVPECVSWQGSAHEVEMLQTLQMIEMMGDLPETKIIGVVPYVIGEDTTFSITPEVQNAAKLMEKILLTELNKLGVEAKVKNPDVKLTEIAKDSYKRGVPEESLKGYEI; encoded by the coding sequence ATGAAAATTTTAATTTTAGGAATAGGAAATATATTGTTTGGTGATGAAGGAATAGGTGTACATTTAGCTAATTATATTGATGAAAAGTATGATTTTGTCGGACCCCATCAAGTTGATGTAATTGACGGAGGTACACTTGCCCAAAGGCTTATACCTATAATTACAGAATATGACAAAGTCTTTATTTTTGACTGTGTAGATGTTGATGAGGCCAAAATAGGAGATGTTTATTTTTTTGATTTTAGGGAAGTTCCTGAATGTGTAAGTTGGCAGGGAAGTGCTCATGAGGTAGAGATGCTGCAGACTCTTCAAATGATCGAAATGATGGGAGATTTGCCTGAAACTAAAATAATAGGGGTTGTGCCATATGTTATAGGGGAGGATACGACATTCAGCATAACTCCCGAGGTTCAAAATGCAGCAAAACTAATGGAAAAAATTTTACTTACAGAACTTAATAAATTAGGCGTTGAAGCAAAAGTTAAAAACCCTGATGTAAAACTTACTGAAATAGCAAAAGATTCTTATAAAAGAGGCGTTCCTGAAGAGTCATTAAAAGGATATGAAATATGA